One Candidatus Saccharibacteria bacterium RAAC3_TM7_1 genomic region harbors:
- a CDS encoding DNA gyrase subunit A (RAAC3_TM7_1_478) gives MDDDVIDTTPNKYEQVDNDIVVPGIERRTLEDVMQDNFFRYSMSVIIDRALPDVRDGLKPVHRRILYSMEANGWRSGGKFVKSARVVGDVIGKYHPHGDTSIYDSMVRLAQPWALRMPLVNGQGNFGSMDGDEAAAYRYTEAKMTRIAEEMLVDINKDTIDFRDNFDGSEQEPSVLPAKIPNLLLNGQIGIAVGMATNIPPHNLGELVDASIELIDNEEATIDDLLKHVKGPDFPTGAVIYAGESMKQAYLTGRGSVTIRAVAEIEETKKGRHQIVVTEIPYGVNKATLVEKIAELYKDKKINIADLRDETARGKVRVVVEVKKDGYPKKLLNQLYKLTALQTSFNFNMLSLVDGIQPRILGLQEMLQEFIKHRQKVVRRRTEFELRKAKERAHILEGYKIALDHIDEVIKTIRASRTQEQAQASLMKQFKLSDIQAAAILAMQLRRLTGLSREEIENELADLIKLITKLEGILADEKEILKIIKTELLEMKEKYGDERRTKIINHELGKFSDEELIPEEDSVILLTGENYIKRTLVSEYRRQHRGGKGKRGMTTKEEDVIDQLVPASTHDWLLFFTNRGRVFRLKAYEVPAASLAAKGVAAVNLLQLQPEEKITSIIRHEKNAAEDGFLFMATKKGTVKKTPLKDYANIRTNGLIAIRLDEGDELRWIKKTDGKSDVIISTSAGQAIRFNESDARPMGRAARGVRGARLRPNDVVVGMDIVSSEDQTLLVISEKGFGKRTTAGNFPSHKRGGVGIKAAVVTAKTGPIMSVKTVDPDMTDAILISKNGQTIRLGLADIKMLGRTTQGVTVMRLGEGDAVCSVGLMPAPAAEDGEGE, from the coding sequence ATGGATGACGATGTAATAGATACCACACCAAATAAATATGAGCAGGTCGATAACGATATTGTTGTGCCTGGCATTGAACGCCGAACACTTGAGGATGTCATGCAGGACAATTTCTTCCGGTACTCGATGAGCGTTATTATTGACCGCGCTCTACCGGATGTACGTGATGGCCTTAAGCCGGTTCATCGCCGTATTCTGTACTCGATGGAAGCAAATGGATGGCGAAGCGGTGGCAAGTTCGTCAAAAGCGCCCGTGTGGTTGGTGACGTCATCGGTAAATATCACCCTCACGGTGACACTTCCATCTATGACTCTATGGTGCGCCTGGCTCAGCCATGGGCGCTACGAATGCCGCTTGTTAATGGACAAGGAAATTTCGGCTCTATGGACGGCGACGAAGCGGCCGCCTATCGTTATACCGAAGCAAAAATGACTCGTATTGCTGAGGAGATGCTGGTTGATATTAATAAAGATACGATCGATTTTCGTGATAACTTCGATGGTTCCGAGCAAGAGCCATCGGTCTTGCCGGCAAAAATTCCCAACCTGCTTCTCAACGGCCAGATTGGTATCGCTGTCGGTATGGCTACCAATATTCCACCGCACAACCTTGGCGAGCTAGTCGATGCGTCGATTGAACTAATCGACAATGAAGAGGCGACTATTGATGATCTACTAAAGCATGTCAAAGGTCCCGACTTTCCAACGGGAGCGGTGATTTATGCGGGCGAGAGCATGAAGCAGGCATATTTGACTGGTCGTGGTAGCGTGACCATCCGAGCGGTGGCAGAAATCGAAGAGACTAAGAAAGGTCGTCATCAGATTGTTGTTACGGAAATTCCCTATGGTGTAAATAAAGCAACGCTTGTTGAAAAAATCGCCGAGCTTTACAAAGATAAGAAAATTAATATTGCTGATCTACGCGATGAGACAGCACGTGGTAAAGTGCGTGTGGTTGTTGAAGTCAAGAAGGATGGCTATCCGAAGAAGCTCCTCAATCAGCTATATAAGCTGACTGCTCTTCAGACGAGCTTCAACTTTAATATGCTTTCGCTGGTTGATGGTATTCAGCCACGCATCCTTGGGCTTCAGGAGATGTTGCAAGAGTTTATCAAGCATCGTCAGAAGGTGGTGCGCCGCCGTACAGAGTTCGAGCTCAGGAAAGCAAAGGAACGTGCCCATATCCTTGAGGGGTATAAAATCGCGCTCGATCATATCGATGAGGTAATAAAAACCATTCGAGCGAGCCGAACTCAAGAGCAGGCTCAGGCAAGTCTTATGAAGCAGTTCAAGCTGAGCGATATTCAAGCCGCTGCCATCTTGGCGATGCAATTGCGGCGTTTAACCGGTCTATCGCGCGAGGAGATCGAAAATGAATTAGCCGACCTTATTAAACTGATTACCAAGCTGGAAGGTATTCTGGCCGATGAGAAAGAGATTCTCAAGATTATCAAGACCGAGCTACTCGAGATGAAAGAAAAATATGGCGACGAGCGCCGTACGAAGATTATCAACCATGAACTTGGTAAGTTTAGCGATGAAGAGTTGATTCCCGAGGAAGATAGCGTCATCCTCCTGACAGGTGAAAATTACATCAAGCGTACATTGGTAAGTGAATACCGCCGTCAGCATCGTGGCGGTAAAGGTAAACGTGGTATGACGACAAAAGAAGAAGACGTCATCGACCAGCTGGTGCCAGCGAGTACGCACGACTGGCTGCTATTCTTTACTAACCGAGGCCGTGTCTTCCGTCTCAAGGCATATGAGGTGCCGGCTGCATCGTTAGCAGCAAAAGGAGTGGCGGCGGTCAACCTCCTGCAGCTACAGCCAGAAGAAAAAATTACATCGATCATTCGTCATGAGAAAAATGCCGCCGAGGATGGCTTCCTCTTTATGGCGACCAAGAAGGGCACCGTCAAAAAAACACCGCTCAAGGACTATGCCAATATCCGCACGAACGGCCTCATCGCTATTAGGCTTGACGAAGGAGACGAATTACGCTGGATAAAGAAAACTGACGGCAAGAGTGACGTGATCATCTCTACTTCAGCCGGCCAGGCAATCCGCTTTAATGAGAGTGACGCTCGACCAATGGGGCGTGCAGCTCGTGGTGTGCGTGGCGCTCGTCTTCGACCAAACGATGTCGTGGTGGGCATGGACATCGTAAGTAGTGAAGACCAAACGTTGCTTGTCATCAGCGAGAAGGGCTTCGGTAAACGAACGACGGCTGGCAACTTCCCGAGCCATAAACGTGGTGGGGTTGGTATTAAAGCGGCCGTGGTGACGGCAAAAACGGGTCCTATTATGTCGGTGAAAACCGTTGATCCAGATATGACTGATGCCATCCTGATTTCGAAGAACGGTCAAACCATTCGGCTTGGCCTAGCGGACATCAAGATGCTTGGCCGGACAACGCAAGGAGTGACGGTTATGCGTCTCGGTGAGGGTGATGCGGTTTGTTCGGTCGGTTTGATGCCGGCACCAGCCGCGGAAGATGGTGAGGGGGAATAG
- a CDS encoding acid phosphatase/vanadium-dependent haloperoxidase related protein (RAAC3_TM7_1_479) codes for MISPYLVAIVIGWLVAQGLKYVFDAIRSRTWSHLRQLYLSGSMPSAHSATVVSLATVVGLRDGLDSAIFAVALLFAGVVMYDAMMVRRSSGEQGLAIQSLIKEAKSKVLLPRSARGHTPVEVLAGAILGVVVGSVVFVTTI; via the coding sequence ATGATTTCGCCGTATCTCGTTGCTATTGTCATCGGGTGGCTAGTCGCACAAGGTCTGAAGTATGTCTTTGACGCCATCCGGTCGCGTACATGGAGTCACCTACGACAGCTCTATCTGTCGGGCAGTATGCCAAGTGCGCACTCGGCTACCGTCGTCTCCCTAGCAACTGTAGTGGGTCTTCGTGATGGGCTCGATTCGGCCATCTTTGCCGTTGCTCTACTTTTTGCCGGCGTCGTCATGTATGACGCCATGATGGTGCGGCGTTCCTCTGGCGAGCAGGGGCTGGCTATACAGTCTCTCATAAAAGAAGCTAAAAGTAAGGTTCTGCTACCGCGATCAGCGAGGGGTCATACTCCTGTGGAGGTACTTGCTGGCGCAATTCTAGGTGTGGTCGTCGGCTCTGTTGTATTTGTAACGACAATTTAA